A portion of the Pseudomonas protegens CHA0 genome contains these proteins:
- a CDS encoding chemotaxis protein CheB, whose product MSQEIVSQGFWPQIEAIVVGASAGGVEALLKLFSGFAQGFRLPVIVVLHLPDERRSQLAEVFDRRLALAVKEADDKEQIVPGTLYFAAPGYHLSVEQDRSLSLSQEERLHHSRPAIDYLFESAADAYGRNLAAVLLTGANQDGARGLAEVKRQGGLTIVQDPNEAHVSTMPDAALALHQPDYILPLRGISRLLAELEGTHVK is encoded by the coding sequence ATGAGCCAGGAGATTGTCAGCCAGGGTTTCTGGCCGCAGATCGAGGCGATCGTGGTAGGGGCCTCTGCGGGTGGGGTCGAAGCCTTGCTGAAGCTGTTCAGCGGTTTCGCCCAGGGTTTCCGCCTGCCGGTGATCGTGGTCCTGCACCTGCCCGACGAGCGCCGCAGCCAACTGGCCGAAGTCTTCGACCGGCGTCTGGCGCTGGCGGTGAAGGAAGCCGACGACAAGGAGCAGATCGTGCCTGGCACCCTGTACTTCGCCGCGCCCGGCTATCACCTGTCGGTGGAGCAGGACCGCAGCCTGTCCCTGAGCCAGGAAGAACGCCTGCATCACTCACGCCCGGCCATCGACTACCTGTTCGAGTCCGCCGCCGATGCCTATGGCCGGAACCTGGCCGCGGTGCTCCTGACCGGGGCCAACCAGGATGGCGCCCGCGGCCTGGCCGAGGTCAAGCGCCAGGGTGGCCTGACCATCGTCCAGGACCCCAATGAGGCCCATGTCTCGACCATGCCGGACGCCGCCCTGGCCCTGCATCAACCGGACTACATTCTCCCTTTGCGCGGCATCAGCCGTCTGCTTGCCGAGCTGGAAGGAACCCATGTTAAGTAA
- a CDS encoding response regulator, which translates to MIRPSSVDEQSFRKLLTRNISLPLGVGVLSAIFFVSLITYLLSVIQWVQHTDRVINNLNESARLTIDLETGMRGFLITGDEHFLDPYEVAKPRIVSELRSLQELVADNPQQVDRLKRLEALQVEWNNFAQGMIDLRRQSGDYRGAVQAGRGKRLTDEIRKEYDDAVAMEQQLRLERNENVTRTTIFSVVLYLLFVVGISALLAYIGRRDLLALSKSYSDNLEAQEKSARRLEQQAWLRNGQTELAEQMLGQLSLNLLGRNILQFCAQYLGTPVAALYVREEHGGLRRVASYGFSREQEAQEQSLYSDEGLVGQAAQHKRLIRLDEVPADYFKVSSGLGDGSPRSVLVVPTRDDDRVNGVIELGFLRALSERDVELLELIAGNIGTSIEAARYRQRLQEVLAETQQLNEELQVQQEELKTANEELEEQSRILKESQVHLETQQVELEQTNEQLAEQAQILADQRDAMDRKNNELNEAQTQLEERAEELQRSSKYKSEFLANMSHELRTPLNSSLILAKLLAENPQENLSPEQVKFAESIYSAGNDLLNLINDILDISKVEAGKLEVRPENASVPRLVDGLRSLFQPLTQDKGLEFKVELQPGAPQMLFTDRQRVEQILKNLLSNAVKFTEKGQVSLTVSAQPGAGIAFAVQDSGIGIAQDQQQSIFEAFRQADGTTNRRYGGTGLGLSISRDLATLLGGSISVSSEPGRGSIFTLVLPEQYQEAAEPLVAPPAPVAPVAAPQPASLPQPVAEAPGADIPRFADDRDKAPFSSRCILVVEDEANFAHILFDLAHELGYHCLVAHGADEGYSLAAQFIPDAILLDMRLPDHSGLTVLQRLKENAQTRHIPVHVISVEDRVEAAMHMGAVGYAVKPTTREELKDVFARLEAKLTQKVKRVLLVEDDDLQRDSIARLIGDDDIEITAVGLAQEALDLLRENVYDCMVIDLKLPDMLGNDLLKRMSTEDICSFPPVIVYTGRNLTRDEEAELRKYSRSIIIKGARSPERLLDEVTLFLHKVESQLSHERQKMLKTARSRDKVFEGRKILLVDDDVRNIFALTSALEHKGAVVVIGRNGHEAIARLNEVEDIDLVLMDVMMPEMDGFEATVQIRKDPRWRKLPIIAVTAKAMKDDQERCLQAGSNDYLAKPIDLDRLFSLIRVWLPKMERI; encoded by the coding sequence ATGATTCGTCCGTCCTCGGTTGATGAACAGAGTTTCCGCAAGCTGCTGACCCGCAACATCAGCCTGCCGCTGGGTGTCGGTGTACTCAGCGCGATTTTTTTCGTGTCCCTGATCACCTACCTGCTCTCGGTCATCCAGTGGGTGCAGCACACTGATCGAGTGATCAACAACCTCAACGAGTCGGCGCGCCTGACCATCGACCTGGAAACCGGCATGCGCGGCTTCCTGATCACTGGCGACGAGCACTTTCTGGACCCCTACGAAGTGGCCAAGCCGCGCATCGTCAGCGAACTGCGCAGCTTGCAGGAGCTGGTGGCGGACAACCCGCAGCAGGTGGATCGGCTCAAGCGCCTGGAAGCCCTGCAGGTGGAGTGGAACAACTTTGCCCAGGGCATGATCGACCTGCGCCGCCAGAGCGGTGATTACCGCGGGGCGGTGCAGGCCGGGCGTGGCAAGCGCCTGACTGACGAGATCCGCAAGGAATACGACGACGCGGTGGCCATGGAGCAGCAGTTGCGCCTGGAGCGTAACGAGAACGTTACGCGCACCACCATTTTCAGCGTGGTGCTGTACCTGCTGTTCGTGGTGGGCATCAGCGCGCTGCTGGCCTACATCGGCCGTCGTGACCTGCTGGCACTGTCCAAGAGCTACAGCGACAACCTCGAAGCCCAGGAAAAGAGCGCCCGGCGCCTGGAACAGCAGGCCTGGCTGCGCAACGGCCAGACCGAACTGGCCGAGCAGATGCTCGGCCAGCTGAGCCTGAACCTGCTGGGGCGCAACATCCTGCAATTCTGCGCCCAGTACCTGGGCACACCGGTGGCGGCGCTCTATGTGCGCGAGGAGCACGGTGGCCTCAGGCGCGTGGCGTCCTATGGTTTCTCCCGGGAACAGGAAGCCCAGGAACAGTCGCTGTACAGTGACGAAGGGCTGGTGGGGCAGGCCGCGCAGCACAAGCGCCTGATCCGTCTGGACGAGGTGCCCGCCGATTACTTCAAGGTCAGCTCCGGCCTGGGCGATGGTTCGCCGCGCAGCGTGCTGGTGGTGCCGACCCGTGACGACGACCGGGTCAACGGGGTGATCGAGCTGGGCTTCCTGCGGGCCTTGAGCGAGCGCGACGTCGAGCTGCTGGAACTGATTGCCGGCAATATCGGCACCTCCATCGAGGCCGCGCGTTATCGCCAGCGCCTGCAGGAAGTGCTGGCCGAAACCCAGCAGCTCAACGAAGAGCTGCAAGTGCAGCAAGAAGAGCTCAAGACCGCCAACGAGGAGCTGGAAGAGCAGTCGCGGATCCTCAAGGAATCCCAGGTGCACCTGGAAACCCAGCAGGTGGAGCTGGAGCAGACCAACGAGCAACTGGCGGAGCAGGCGCAGATCCTGGCCGATCAGCGCGACGCCATGGACCGCAAGAACAACGAGCTCAACGAGGCTCAGACCCAGCTCGAGGAGCGCGCCGAAGAGTTGCAGCGCTCCAGCAAGTACAAGTCCGAGTTCCTTGCCAACATGTCCCACGAGCTGCGCACGCCGCTCAACAGTTCGCTGATCCTGGCCAAGCTGCTGGCGGAAAACCCCCAGGAAAACCTCAGCCCCGAGCAGGTCAAGTTCGCCGAGTCGATCTATTCCGCGGGCAATGACCTGCTGAACCTGATCAACGACATCCTCGACATCTCCAAGGTCGAGGCCGGCAAGCTCGAAGTGCGCCCGGAGAACGCCAGCGTGCCGCGCCTGGTGGACGGGCTGCGCAGCCTGTTCCAGCCGCTGACCCAGGACAAGGGCCTGGAATTCAAGGTGGAGCTGCAACCGGGAGCGCCGCAGATGCTGTTCACCGACCGCCAGCGGGTCGAGCAGATTCTCAAGAACCTGCTGTCCAATGCGGTCAAGTTCACCGAGAAGGGCCAGGTGAGCCTCACGGTGTCCGCTCAGCCGGGGGCCGGTATCGCCTTTGCCGTGCAGGATTCGGGGATCGGCATTGCCCAGGATCAGCAGCAAAGCATCTTCGAGGCCTTCCGCCAGGCCGACGGCACCACCAACCGGCGTTATGGCGGCACCGGCCTGGGGCTGTCGATCTCCCGGGATCTGGCGACCCTGCTCGGCGGCTCCATCAGCGTCAGCAGCGAACCCGGCCGCGGCAGTATCTTCACCCTGGTGCTGCCAGAGCAGTACCAGGAGGCCGCCGAGCCGCTGGTGGCGCCGCCGGCCCCAGTCGCGCCCGTGGCCGCGCCTCAGCCTGCCAGCCTGCCGCAGCCGGTGGCCGAGGCTCCGGGGGCGGACATTCCGCGCTTCGCCGATGACCGCGACAAGGCGCCATTCAGCAGTCGTTGCATCCTGGTGGTGGAAGATGAGGCGAACTTTGCCCACATCCTCTTCGACCTGGCCCACGAGCTGGGTTACCACTGCCTGGTGGCCCACGGCGCCGACGAAGGTTACAGCCTGGCTGCCCAGTTCATCCCGGACGCCATCCTGCTGGACATGCGCCTGCCGGACCACTCCGGCCTGACCGTGTTGCAGCGCCTCAAGGAGAACGCCCAGACCCGGCACATCCCGGTGCACGTGATTTCGGTGGAAGACCGGGTGGAAGCGGCCATGCACATGGGCGCCGTGGGTTATGCGGTGAAACCCACCACCCGCGAGGAGCTCAAGGATGTCTTCGCCCGCCTGGAAGCCAAGCTGACGCAGAAGGTCAAGCGCGTGCTGCTGGTGGAGGACGACGACCTGCAACGCGACAGCATTGCCCGGTTGATCGGTGACGATGACATCGAGATCACCGCCGTGGGCCTGGCCCAGGAGGCTCTGGACCTGCTGCGCGAGAACGTCTACGACTGCATGGTCATCGACCTCAAGCTGCCGGACATGCTCGGTAACGACCTGCTCAAGCGCATGTCCACCGAGGATATCTGCTCCTTCCCGCCAGTGATCGTCTACACCGGGCGCAACCTGACCCGGGATGAAGAGGCCGAGCTGCGCAAGTATTCGCGCTCGATCATCATCAAGGGCGCGCGCTCGCCGGAGCGCCTGCTGGATGAAGTGACGCTTTTTCTGCACAAAGTCGAATCCCAGCTGTCCCATGAACGGCAGAAGATGCTCAAGACCGCCCGCAGCCGCGACAAGGTCTTCGAGGGCCGCAAGATCCTCCTGGTGGATGATGACGTGCGCAACATCTTTGCCCTGACCAGCGCCCTGGAACACAAGGGCGCGGTAGTGGTGATCGGCCGTAACGGCCATGAAGCCATTGCCAGGCTCAATGAGGTCGAGGATATCGACCTGGTGCTGATGGACGTGATGATGCCGGAGATGGACGGTTTCGAAGCCACGGTGCAGATCCGCAAGGACCCGCGCTGGCGCAAGCTGCCGATCATCGCGGTCACCGCCAAGGCCATGAAGGATGATCAGGAGCGCTGCCTGCAGGCCGGCTCCAACGATTACCTGGCCAAGCCCATTGACCTGGACCGGCTGTTTTCCCTTATCCGTGTGTGGCTACCCAAGATGGAAAGAATTTAG
- a CDS encoding glycosyltransferase: MSPTAATKVLIIGYVWPEPRSSAASGHMMQILQSFLDQGWELIFSSPANEGEHKEDLTALGIRECPIELNNASFDRFVAELAPDIVLFDQFMMEEQFGWRVEQHCPNALRVLETSDLQCLRHARHQRLKDVLKEGTEEDDFSPLFAQAPEQEFQHMAVTDLAKREIAAIYRCDLSLMISEVEIELLVQQFHLPPALLHWCPLMLGQLPQGFAPFEQRTHLLSIGNFRHAPNWDAVLWMKNRVWPLIRQQLPGAQLHLYGAYTPPKAAALHNPAQGFHIMNWAEDALQVMSAARICLAPLRFGAGIKGKLLDAMLCGTPSVTTPVGSESMSQDGLPWPGAVAESASGVAAAAVRLYQDRQLWEQAQADGRQLLEARYRQQVHGPALIQRLQHCRQHLERLRRDNFTGAMLRHHHHKSTQYMAQWIEAKNRPAS, from the coding sequence ATGAGTCCCACCGCCGCAACCAAAGTCCTGATCATTGGTTACGTCTGGCCCGAACCCCGCTCCTCCGCCGCCAGCGGGCACATGATGCAGATCCTCCAGAGCTTCCTCGACCAGGGCTGGGAGCTGATCTTCAGCAGCCCGGCCAACGAGGGCGAACACAAGGAAGACCTGACGGCCCTGGGCATTCGTGAATGCCCGATCGAACTCAACAACGCCAGCTTTGACCGCTTCGTCGCCGAGCTGGCACCGGACATCGTGCTGTTCGACCAGTTCATGATGGAGGAACAGTTCGGCTGGCGGGTGGAGCAGCATTGCCCGAATGCCCTGCGGGTGCTGGAGACCTCCGACCTGCAATGCCTGCGCCATGCCCGGCACCAGCGCCTCAAGGATGTTCTCAAGGAGGGCACCGAGGAAGACGACTTCAGCCCGCTGTTCGCCCAGGCGCCGGAGCAGGAATTCCAGCACATGGCCGTCACCGACCTGGCCAAGCGCGAGATCGCCGCCATCTATCGCTGCGACCTGAGCCTGATGATCTCCGAGGTGGAAATCGAGCTGCTGGTGCAGCAGTTCCACTTGCCGCCGGCCCTGCTGCACTGGTGCCCACTGATGCTCGGGCAACTGCCGCAGGGCTTTGCTCCCTTCGAGCAGCGGACGCACTTGCTGAGCATCGGCAACTTTCGCCATGCGCCGAACTGGGACGCCGTGCTGTGGATGAAGAACCGCGTATGGCCGCTGATCCGCCAGCAATTGCCCGGCGCGCAATTGCACCTGTACGGCGCCTACACCCCGCCCAAGGCCGCGGCGCTGCACAACCCGGCCCAGGGCTTTCACATCATGAACTGGGCCGAGGATGCGCTGCAGGTGATGAGTGCAGCGCGGATCTGCCTGGCGCCCCTGCGTTTCGGCGCCGGGATCAAGGGCAAGCTGCTCGATGCCATGCTTTGCGGCACGCCCAGTGTCACCACCCCGGTGGGCAGCGAATCCATGTCCCAGGACGGCCTGCCATGGCCGGGGGCGGTGGCTGAATCCGCCAGTGGCGTGGCGGCGGCCGCGGTGCGCCTCTATCAGGACCGGCAGCTGTGGGAGCAGGCCCAGGCGGATGGCCGGCAGTTGCTCGAAGCGCGCTACCGCCAGCAAGTCCACGGCCCGGCGCTGATCCAGCGCCTGCAACACTGCCGCCAGCACCTGGAGCGACTGCGCCGGGACAACTTCACTGGCGCCATGCTGCGTCACCACCATCACAAGAGCACCCAGTACATGGCGCAGTGGATCGAAGCGAAAAACCGCCCGGCCTCCTGA
- a CDS encoding response regulator translates to MSEDAQDVVLIVEDEPVILMLLADYLSGLGYRVLQAENGEQAFEILASKPHLDVMITDYRLPGGITGVMIAEPAVKLRPDLKVIFISGYPNEILECGSPITRKAPILAKPFDLNSLQEQIQQLLA, encoded by the coding sequence ATGAGTGAAGATGCACAAGACGTCGTACTGATCGTCGAAGATGAACCAGTGATCCTGATGCTTCTGGCCGACTACCTGTCGGGCCTGGGATACCGGGTGCTGCAGGCCGAGAATGGCGAGCAGGCGTTCGAGATTCTCGCCAGCAAGCCGCACCTGGACGTGATGATCACCGATTACCGCCTGCCGGGCGGGATCACCGGGGTGATGATCGCCGAGCCCGCCGTGAAGCTGCGTCCGGATCTGAAGGTGATTTTCATCAGCGGCTACCCCAACGAAATCCTCGAATGCGGCAGCCCCATCACCCGCAAGGCGCCGATCCTGGCCAAGCCCTTCGACCTCAACAGCCTGCAGGAACAGATCCAGCAATTGCTGGCCTGA
- a CDS encoding response regulator, whose product MPASASTILVVEDDAIVRMLIVDVLEELEFSVLEADGSEAALSLLEDAGQHIDLLMTDVGLPGMNGRELAERARTLRPQLPVLFASGYAESIEVPAGMSVIGKPFSIDQLRDKVRSILG is encoded by the coding sequence ATGCCCGCCAGCGCCTCCACCATCCTAGTCGTCGAAGACGATGCCATCGTGCGCATGCTGATTGTCGATGTCCTTGAAGAACTGGAGTTCAGCGTGCTGGAGGCCGACGGCAGCGAAGCGGCCCTGAGCCTGCTGGAGGACGCCGGGCAACATATCGACCTGCTGATGACCGATGTCGGCCTGCCCGGGATGAACGGCCGCGAGCTGGCGGAGCGTGCCCGCACCCTGCGGCCGCAGTTGCCGGTGCTGTTCGCCAGTGGTTACGCCGAGTCCATCGAGGTGCCGGCCGGCATGTCGGTCATCGGCAAGCCGTTCTCCATCGACCAGCTGCGCGACAAGGTGCGCAGCATTCTCGGCTGA
- the efeU gene encoding iron uptake transporter permease EfeU has product MLVPFLIMLREGIEAALIVGIIASYLKQTGRGQWMPAVWIGVFLAAALALLVGGGLELMSAEFPQKQQELFEGIVGLVAVGILSSMVFWMRKVARSIKHSLHVSLDHALAGSKHQVTALIAMVFFAVAREGLETVFFLLAVFQQSEGPGAPIGALLGLISAIIVGFLIYTGSMRLNLGAFFRWTGLFILVVAAGILANSVQALHEAGVWNHLQTVLFDFSASLPMDGPVGSVLAGMFGYQDAPTISTLGAYALYLAVTLVLFFLPGGAPAKAPGSTSSVSSQ; this is encoded by the coding sequence ATGCTCGTTCCATTTCTGATCATGTTGCGCGAAGGGATTGAAGCCGCGCTTATCGTTGGCATCATCGCCAGCTACCTGAAACAGACTGGCCGTGGCCAGTGGATGCCCGCCGTGTGGATCGGGGTTTTCCTCGCCGCGGCCCTGGCCCTGCTGGTGGGCGGCGGCCTGGAACTGATGAGCGCCGAATTCCCGCAGAAGCAGCAGGAACTCTTCGAAGGCATCGTCGGCCTGGTGGCCGTGGGCATCCTCAGTTCCATGGTGTTCTGGATGCGCAAGGTGGCGCGTTCGATCAAACATTCCCTGCATGTCTCCCTGGACCACGCCCTGGCCGGCTCCAAGCACCAGGTCACGGCGCTGATCGCCATGGTGTTCTTCGCCGTGGCCCGCGAAGGCCTGGAAACCGTGTTCTTCCTGCTGGCGGTGTTCCAGCAGAGCGAAGGCCCGGGCGCGCCCATAGGCGCCCTGCTGGGCCTGATCTCAGCAATCATCGTCGGTTTCCTGATCTACACCGGCAGCATGCGCCTGAACCTTGGCGCCTTCTTTCGCTGGACCGGGCTGTTCATCCTGGTGGTGGCCGCCGGCATCCTCGCCAATTCGGTGCAGGCCCTGCATGAAGCCGGGGTCTGGAACCACCTGCAGACCGTACTCTTCGACTTCAGCGCCAGCCTGCCCATGGATGGCCCGGTGGGTTCGGTACTGGCCGGCATGTTCGGCTACCAGGACGCCCCCACCATCAGCACCCTCGGCGCCTATGCGCTGTACCTGGCCGTGACCCTGGTGCTGTTCTTCCTGCCCGGCGGCGCCCCAGCCAAGGCGCCCGGCTCAACGTCTTCCGTTTCCAGTCAGTAA
- a CDS encoding CheR family methyltransferase translates to MERNTEIELRLLIEAIYLKYSYDFRDYSGASIKRRVNHALRQFECKTISALQERVLHDPTAFMQLLQFLTIPVSEMFRDPSHFLAIRQEVVPLLKTYPSIKIWIAGCSTGEEVYSMAILLREEGLLERTIIYATDINPSSLEKAKQGIFSLENVRAYTHNYQQAGGQRSFADYYTAAYDYAIFDKSLRENVTFADHSLATDSVFSETQLISCRNVLIYFNKKLQDRAFGLFHESLCHRGFLVLGSKETLDFSAYGKHFEPLVKQERIYRKT, encoded by the coding sequence GTGGAGCGGAATACCGAGATCGAACTGCGTTTGCTGATCGAAGCTATTTACCTCAAGTACAGCTACGACTTCCGCGACTACTCAGGTGCCTCGATCAAGCGCCGGGTCAACCACGCTTTGCGCCAGTTCGAATGCAAGACCATTTCTGCGTTGCAGGAACGGGTGCTGCACGACCCCACCGCGTTCATGCAGTTGCTGCAGTTCCTGACCATTCCGGTGAGCGAGATGTTTCGCGACCCGTCGCACTTTCTGGCGATCCGCCAGGAGGTGGTGCCGCTGCTCAAGACCTATCCTTCGATCAAGATCTGGATCGCCGGCTGCAGCACCGGGGAGGAGGTCTACTCCATGGCCATCCTGCTGCGCGAAGAGGGGCTGCTGGAGCGCACCATCATCTATGCCACCGACATCAACCCCAGCTCCCTGGAGAAGGCCAAGCAAGGCATCTTTTCCCTGGAGAACGTGCGGGCCTACACCCACAACTACCAGCAGGCCGGCGGCCAGCGCTCCTTTGCCGACTACTACACCGCGGCCTACGACTACGCGATCTTCGACAAGAGCCTGCGCGAGAACGTGACCTTCGCCGACCACAGCCTGGCGACCGACAGTGTATTCTCCGAAACTCAATTAATTTCTTGTCGTAACGTATTGATTTATTTCAATAAAAAATTGCAGGATCGTGCCTTCGGACTGTTTCACGAGTCCCTCTGCCATCGTGGTTTCCTGGTGCTGGGCAGCAAGGAAACCCTGGACTTCTCCGCCTATGGCAAGCACTTCGAGCCCTTGGTCAAACAAGAACGGATCTATCGCAAGACATGA
- a CDS encoding AraC family transcriptional regulator, protein MSRPGKITDPSYELMDDHNGLSIIYRQHGFPCPLVRWHFHKEYELHLIVASSGKVFIGDYIGNFYPQTLFLTGPNLPHNWISQVAEDEVVAKRDMLVNFTDELFDSGSQVFAELKNLSPLLERAQYGIEFRCPQTIAQALPLMQRIADSSGITRLGHFLILMELLAACDDYQLLSGATSVQLADEHSVDRTNRAVDYIFAHYARELPLEEVADYLGMKPSYFSRVFKQATGRCFVEFVNRLRISKSCELLADGDKPVTDVCFESGFNNISNFNRRFQQLKGMTPSHYRRLAVQRLTEQNLG, encoded by the coding sequence ATGAGCCGACCCGGCAAGATCACCGACCCCTCCTATGAGTTGATGGACGACCACAACGGCCTGTCCATCATCTATCGCCAGCACGGTTTCCCCTGCCCTCTGGTGCGCTGGCATTTCCACAAGGAATACGAGCTGCACCTGATAGTCGCCAGCTCCGGCAAGGTGTTCATCGGCGACTACATCGGCAACTTCTACCCGCAAACGCTGTTTCTCACCGGCCCCAACCTGCCCCACAACTGGATCAGCCAGGTGGCCGAGGACGAAGTGGTGGCCAAGCGCGACATGCTGGTGAACTTCACCGATGAGCTGTTCGACAGTGGCAGCCAGGTGTTCGCCGAGCTGAAGAACCTCAGCCCGCTGCTGGAGCGGGCGCAGTACGGCATCGAGTTCCGCTGCCCGCAAACCATCGCCCAGGCCCTGCCGCTGATGCAGCGCATCGCCGACTCCAGCGGTATCACCCGCCTTGGCCACTTCCTCATCCTCATGGAGCTGCTGGCGGCCTGCGACGACTACCAGTTGCTGTCCGGCGCCACCAGCGTGCAACTGGCGGACGAACACAGCGTCGACCGCACCAACCGCGCGGTGGACTACATCTTTGCCCACTACGCCCGGGAGTTGCCCCTGGAGGAAGTGGCCGACTACCTGGGCATGAAGCCCAGCTATTTTTCCCGGGTGTTCAAGCAGGCCACGGGGCGCTGCTTCGTCGAGTTCGTCAACCGGCTGCGCATCAGCAAGTCCTGTGAACTGCTGGCCGACGGCGACAAACCGGTGACCGACGTGTGCTTCGAGTCGGGCTTCAACAACATTTCCAACTTCAACCGGCGCTTCCAGCAGCTCAAGGGCATGACCCCCTCCCACTACCGCCGCCTGGCGGTGCAACGCCTGACCGAACAGAACCTCGGCTGA
- a CDS encoding hybrid sensor histidine kinase/response regulator: MLSNIQAKLLIVDDLPENLLALEALIKREDRTVYKALSADEALSLLLQHEFAMAILDVQMPGMNGFELAELMRGTEKTKNIPIVFVSAAGRELNYAFKGYESGAVDFLHKPLDIHAVKSKVNVFVDLYRQSKAMKQQVEALEQSRREQEALLQKLQATQNELEQAVRMRDDFMSIVAHEVRTPLNGLILETQLRKMHLARENAAAFSLDKMHAMVDRDERQIKSLIRLIEDMLDISRIRTGKLSIRPSRFDLAQLVRGLVENFAPQVEAAQSSLSLQAEQPLEGNWDEFRIEQVVSNLLTNALRYGAKSPIEVRVYAQDGEARVEVRDHGIGISEDNQKRIFQQFERVSANHVAAGLGLGLFISEQIVTAHGGAISVESRIGEGALFRVSLPL, encoded by the coding sequence ATGTTAAGTAATATTCAAGCCAAGCTGCTGATCGTCGACGATCTGCCGGAGAACCTGCTGGCCCTGGAGGCGCTGATCAAGCGCGAGGACCGTACGGTGTACAAGGCGCTGTCGGCCGACGAAGCCTTGTCGCTGCTGCTCCAGCATGAGTTCGCCATGGCTATCCTCGATGTGCAGATGCCCGGCATGAACGGCTTCGAGCTGGCCGAGCTGATGCGCGGCACCGAGAAGACCAAGAACATTCCCATCGTCTTCGTCAGCGCCGCCGGGCGCGAGCTCAACTACGCCTTCAAGGGCTACGAGAGCGGGGCGGTGGACTTTCTGCACAAGCCCCTGGACATCCACGCGGTGAAGAGCAAGGTCAACGTATTCGTCGACCTGTACCGCCAGAGCAAGGCCATGAAGCAGCAGGTCGAGGCCCTGGAGCAGAGCCGGCGCGAGCAGGAAGCGCTGCTCCAGAAGCTCCAGGCCACTCAGAACGAGCTGGAGCAGGCGGTGCGCATGCGCGATGACTTCATGTCCATCGTCGCCCACGAAGTGCGTACGCCGCTCAATGGCCTGATTCTCGAGACCCAGCTGCGCAAGATGCACCTGGCCCGGGAGAACGCCGCGGCCTTCAGCCTGGACAAGATGCACGCCATGGTCGACCGCGACGAGCGCCAGATCAAAAGCCTGATCCGCCTGATCGAGGACATGCTGGACATCTCGCGCATCCGTACCGGCAAGCTGTCGATCCGCCCCTCGCGGTTCGATCTGGCGCAACTGGTGCGCGGGCTGGTGGAAAACTTCGCGCCTCAGGTGGAAGCGGCGCAGTCGTCGCTGAGCCTGCAGGCCGAGCAGCCCCTGGAGGGCAACTGGGACGAGTTCCGCATCGAGCAGGTGGTTTCCAACCTGCTGACCAACGCCCTGCGCTACGGCGCCAAGAGCCCGATCGAAGTGCGGGTCTATGCCCAGGACGGCGAGGCTCGGGTCGAGGTGCGTGACCACGGCATCGGTATCAGCGAAGACAACCAGAAGCGCATTTTTCAGCAGTTCGAACGGGTCAGTGCCAACCACGTGGCGGCGGGGCTGGGCCTGGGGCTGTTCATTTCCGAGCAGATCGTCACCGCCCATGGTGGTGCCATCAGTGTCGAGAGCCGGATCGGCGAGGGCGCGCTGTTTCGCGTGAGCCTGCCCCTGTAG